Within the Setaria viridis chromosome 3, Setaria_viridis_v4.0, whole genome shotgun sequence genome, the region GCTGATTTCGTTCTGAcaagggcccaaaggagggaggttctggaacggttccaaacgttaatgttccctgatggctatgcagcgaacttgaagaggggagtgaatttagcaactatgcgaatcaatGGGCtgaagagtcatgattaccatatatggcttgagcgcctacttccggtgatggttcgaggctatgtccctgagcatgtgtggcaggtgctagcggagttgagcaatttcttccgccggctttgtgcgaaggagttatctcgtaccgtggttgcagaaatggaaacaatggcgcctgtgttgctctgtaagttggagaagatctttcctccaggcttcttcaatccaatgcagcatatgattctacaccttccgtatgaagcacgaatgggggggcctgtgcagggtcgttggtgctattcaattgagagatgtcaaaaggttcttcgaactaaatgtaagaataagtgcaaaattgaagcatccattgcagaggcatacattttggaggtgtcaaacttcacatgaAAATACTACGctaacaaccttcctagcgtgcataatccacctcctcgttacaatgccagcgaagatgaattgagccttagcattttccgagggcaactcggaagtgcaagtggtgcgacccgcaagaccctaaaccatgaagagtggcgctctatcatgttgtatgtgttgaccaacctatctgaggtggagccgtacatgatgtaagttcttaacaaacttgtttcAAAGTAGTCACCATtctcttgcctaaacgtatatttctcgttgctacaggcaatttcatcgtcaattctggcgtaaatcaaggcaaccttACCCACAtgaagctgagactcttctcagagagggtgcgggaaatggaatcccggatttcatttcttggttcaaacagaaggtacaatgTCATTTCTTCGGACATTATCGTACATACGATTAATATAGGGCCTatttgaacttgcagggccgaaccgatgcgtctatgaatgtcgagttgagacaggttgccgatggctgtgactatagggtcagatCGTTTGCCAGTTATGATGTCAACGGATATtgttttcacacaacaaggcacgagcagagtcggcccaatcgaacaaccacaaataccggagttttcacgccaggctctgatggggtcgagtactacggaagaattgaagaaatatatgaactaacttttcatgggtgcaaacctcttaatccagttatattcaaatgccattggtttgatccatctgtcgtgagacgggcccctaatcttgggctagtcaaaattcgacagtcatccatGTTACCAGGAGAcaatgtctatattgtggctcaacatgccacgcaagtttattatttgtcatacccatgccaaaccgacagccgtcttaagggttgggatgttgtgtacaaggtatcgccacacggtaaactacctgtaccaaataatgaagattacaatatagaccccaacacgtacgaaggagagttattccgagaagatgggctcgaagggagttttgtgatagatttaaccgaagcgatcggaatggaagtagacaacgagagggttgctgcagaggacggtggagacaAGGTTCAGAATATGAAGAACTTAGAATTACATCAACGATTACAattagctaatgacagtgatgacgacattcctccttcggagcacgggcttgactatatcgacacgcgtgatagtgatgatgagacttatgatccagctaatcctgatcatgatgattatttctaatacatgtatgagtcgtactaatttagttataatttatttataatttgcatatctttgtaattatgttttgtttatctatgctgactggtttactctttttaattacaggtcattgagcaatggtgggcggtatgaggaagctcacgtcgatttgcgagagactggccgcgtcagggactggttcagggtcagggtcacgttcagggagcggtcaagggaggcgtcgaggcaggcctcgacgtagggttgaggaggaggaggaggaggaggaggaagaggtggtCCAGAGacctcgagggaagggtaaagcggtGAGGCCCCCatcgcctgaacctgaggtggaggaggaggaggaggaggaggaggaggagctaccttccgcacacgcctctggggacgacgagcaggaggaggcggaggaggaggagtagcaGAAGCaagagggggacggggaggcacgggatgcccagtccaagatatggttgcgaggtccctcatccctcccgaagcgtccgatacctgagcatttacgcccgctgattaaaccggttgggaccaagtaagaaACTTTAAATATTATTAATAATGTTCTTATGTtaaaagttacaaaaactaataatttatattaatgacttgtgcaggagttggattaagctcagtgggggtgaccacaaccgtaaggctaacgggatccttggccttttgtgcagggttcacttccatggcttggtggtgtacgccggacagcagcagccggcctacacgtgggaccactacgtcgccgcccccgacgtccctgatcgtcaacagaggagattccccaacatagcggagcgggtcaaggccgagctgtgggtaagtactcctcgtactaaattgctcaatacatcacctactttcgacattcttgaaataataactgtatacgcgTCTGTATCCAagatttctatagatgccaggagggattcgaggccaaggcgaaggccgtctgtgatgtagccatcaagaagctcgtgaaggacatgcattacgaggcgcgcatccaggccatcatcgaattccacgctcaatacagacagatgaaggttagaaaagaggaggcaagaagaaTGAACctgactaaggaccaattcatgagggtaagtaaagaacgttgatacttactatttaagattaattaggctcaatttctttttcatatgtcacacgcttgatgatgtaggtgcctccgtggtggtgtcgtgcgcatatgccgtgctgggagaggatggtcgacgtgtggttggagcccgggtggttggagaaccaccttgcttgccggcagcggcgtttgcagatgccgactgcaccacaccatcaaggcagcctaagccttgatgaatatagagaaaaatgggtacgcaacttcaattctttattctaacgttcagttctacataattcctaatcattttatattttttgccgcagtcggcgtcacatgatggccgaccttgctcccagctcaaggcatgggtcctctccaaaaagggcaaggcgacggccgatatcgatttcaacccagacgacccgtccgaggcgtacagccaccctagcatacacagccgcgtcagtgagtatacaaagatggctagggaggttcacgggccagacttcgatccgagctccgaggacattgatggagaaatcgtgatgagggtgggaggaggcaagaagcatggccgatattgcaTTGGCGACGACGTAATcaacacggcctctactcccactctctcccagatccgagctaggagcacggactcgagcccggcgatacggccaTGACCTaccactgcacagttccagatggaggctctcaaggttctttctcttccattcatcgttcgtttgttgttatactttagctttgcattataacattgcaatgaaatattgtaggcccaggtggaagaagcaaggaagagacaagaggagatggcggcgcagatggaggacatgcggcggaggatggaggaagaaaatcggattaggatggagcagatgttccaatacatgcagaaTTTTGTTTCGAGCATGCgtcagtctttgcctccgccaccgccgatgatgttccctccgcctcagccacccacgactactcctgtatgtcacttgacacattgtgctttagattcaatactttaattttgacaactttagatgttagctcagaatgtcctatcctatgtgcagaatcaatcggcggcttcgaataatgaagatcaagatttgtcgcagtggtctccttggcctccatggaactagacttggttgtgaacttggttgaaactaaattgtgacttgaacttggatttatggattgtttcgtgcttatgttgaattatgcctgtgatgtttatgaataatgtttctaatggtggttgtgaattatgcatgtgattgtttattacaaatgcctgtgatgatgtgtattgtgaattgagagaggtccgttatacgtgacaaaacgggaaaaaaaggggggttctgggcactttgccgagtgttttggccttaacactcggcaaatgtggCAGTTGCACCACCAGGCGCcaggagtttgccgagtgttaaagccaaaacactcggcaaacagggcacctttgccgagtgtcaggggcagggcactcagcaaagtgcCCGGGTTTTGCCGTgtgtgggcactcggcaaacaccagggCTTTGCAGAGTGCTGACACTCGGCATATCgggggtgtttgccgagtgttggcactcggcaaagccctggtgtttgccgagtgcctcccgtctggcactcggcaaatccgcCGTTACCCCCGGCGCTGTCAGCGCCCATTTCGCCGAGTAtatctttttgccgagtgtttttggccgtcggcaaaatgtttgccgagtgctcgagttttgacactcggcaaactagtgtttgccgacacaaaatttaccgagtgttttcgtgtcttcgccgagtgcctgtggcactcggcaaattgtgTGTTTCCCGTAGCGGCAGATGTGATGGATAGCAGACTACATAAATACATCATATCCGTCAAGAAGAGCTCAAGCTAGCTTCTCATCTCATTGAGTCATTGTTAGCATGAGCATGCCCATTTTACAGATACATACGAAAAATTGTTAGGAGAGACCACATCTTAATTTATTTGTACCTAGGATGGGACATCAAGGAAATGGTGCAGTAAAATAAAGGGAGATTTGTGCAGAGACATAGACATTTCAACAACAATGAATTCGCAGATCAAATGAAAGAAAGTTTATGTAATGTATATGTCTATGCTTTGTGCCAACTCCCAATCAGTATCCTAGCCTGCAAATGTGATGGATAGCAGACTACATAAATACACGATATCGCTCAACAAGAATTGAAGCTAGCTTCTCATTGGGTCACTGTCAGCCTAGTATGCCCGTTTTACAGATAGACATATGAAAATTTGTTAGAAGGGGCTACATCCTTGTATTTATACTAGGATCGGACATCAAGAAATTGGTGCAGTAAAATTAATGAAGGGAGATCTGTGCACAAACATAGACAGAGCCACAATAATGAGTTTGTAGATCAAATGGAAGAAGATTTATGTCGACTAGAAATGCTTTGTGCCAACGGCCAATGCCCAATCAGATCCAATAAATGGTTTACTCACCCTTGATGTACTTAAATACATACTTATCTGAATAATCCGTAAGATTCTTCCTGTCCATAATACGTGGATATGCAACTCAAGCCTTTCAGTTTTGCAAATTTGGCACTAAGAAGCATGGGGATTTACTCTTAACATTTACTGAAAAATATATGTACCTAACAAAGACCTTGTGACAACTTTGGCTATTATGTATTGCCAATGAAAATTTAATCACAATTCgaaatttataatattttctcTTTGTTTTCTTGCCTAGTGTTCTTCCGGACTGCAAAGCACGAGAGATCTCAGCCACAAATTGTAGAGTACATATTGGTGGGCATCCATAGGGGCCACGTTCTGCTGCACAGAAGTTTATATGAAAATGCTTAGTTTTACACTTTTAGTTGTATCTAGCCAAATATAAAAAGCAGAAAATTTTGCGTTCTCACTTTCACTAATTGGGTTTCTAGAACTTTCCTGCTCTCTATCACTGGTGGAGAACTCACctattatcccggttggtagggtgcaaagatctcggaaatgcatccgggataaaccaaccgggacaaaagggggggtcttttatcccgggtcactcaaccgggataaaagagtaataccaaccgggataaaagggttcacccacggccggcgctgcaaaaaaaaaaaattcccgagctcccaggaggccctcGCAAgccacaagtcacgcgatttttcacgcgaaatatgcgcgtgcgcggttcgtgggattcgaacccacaacctccagcctcgcgcgtagcttccttgccatcccacctacacaccacatctgactatgtaggggatactatccttttgtattaactcgtgggggacccttttatcccggttggaaacaccaaccgggataaaagacccccttttatcccggttggtgtttccaaccgggataaaagggtccccccgATTTAATTCCTTTCCAGTCActttccagtcacctcgttgggggcccttttatcccggtttgaaacaccaaccgggataaatgacccccttttatcccggttggtattaccaaccgggataaaaggctcttgacccttttatctcggttgatgttaccaaccgggataaaagggggggtcttttatcccggttggtgtttcaaaccgggataaaaggcctctcagagtctttttttcccactagcctttgcaactgggataaaaggtcccggttggtgagccccccaccagtgaccgagttttagtcccggttggtgaaccttttgtcccgggccaactttaaaccgggacaaaaggggtggatggaaagtcatttctctactagtgtatatATGTTCTGCTTGTTGAATCCTTGCAAAATGCACCTGTCTCTAGCTCATTCACAGAGCAATCAGCGATGTTATAGGATTTGAAGGCATCGGAAATTTTTTTGGCCTCATCATTGTTACTTTTACAACTTGGGATCAACAGGCATTTGTTATGAAGCTGCTTGAATCTGCAGTGAGCATACATACGTCATACGTGGATAGTTAATTCCAGTCAAAAGCTGTAATCAGGACTTGCACATATTTTTGGTTCTCATACAAAAATAGTGTTTTAACTATTCACTTTAAAATTGTCTCGTTAAATGTAATTGTGAAACTGCAAAATCATTAGAAGAATATCGAGTAGCGTATTATTCCAAGTAATGGCTGGCAGCAACCTGCACTGTGTTTGTGGATCCCTGACAACTTGGATGGCGATATTCTTCCTGCAATAGTGGTGTCAATGTTTTTGAACGTGCTTTCGTTTCGCACACAATCCGGGTCGCCCATTCGATGTGATCGATGAGACCGAACTTGGCGAGGACGACCTGGAACGCGTGGCTCCAGTTGCGACGTGGTTGGCGATGTTGACCAGTTGAATttgagaggaggggaggggattcGTGGCAGCCTGGGCGAAAATGGTGTCCACGGCGGAATCGCTCATGGCTGTGGCAGCAGAAGGTAGGCTCAGAATCGGATGCTCACTGGTACCATGTGGATCAAAAGAATGTGAGAGAGAAGAGTTTGATCCAAGTATCCAACACACATTCATTCATGAGCGGTGGTGGTTAAATACATGTACATGGAATACCGATGGCCAACAAACAAGTGCTCGGTCAAGCATTAGAATCTAGGATCTAACCTTTATAGTAGGAGAACGTTAGAACCGTTACATTGTCAGTTTAACAAGCTCGTCTATTGCTTAGGTTTAAGGTATTTTTGAAGTGATTGCCAGGTGATAGCAGAAATGcctgtgcgttgctacgggtccttacttgctctcacgttattattcgcttgttcctaatatgttagcttcgcttcacaatatgttggtgtGTTGTCCTGagtagtcctctctttgcaagtatagtagtagaagatatttctgcgtggtttgatgccatcttttattatgtgggacccacatatggaaagaaaaaaatcaccgcttaacctccgctctatccattcattcgattttCCTCATACTCATCGTCATCTAGCCAGTCGCTGCATCTTCGTCCATCAGCGCCACCCGCATCTTGCCCCAATATCGTCGTCGCCCaggcgctgcgcatcttgccgTCCTCGCTATCGCCCAGGCAAGCTCTCGTCCTCTccgtgcctagcctcattcccgcTTTGAGCACTAGATCACAGCGCCTCTAgccgccatgagcaggagtgcGTTATCCCcttcttctcgtttccatccacctcccttctataatccactccaagtcgttccaatcaagtgcaaaatcgagcccccaattgctagatgtggaggCCTTAGTTCCGGATCTGAAGGGGATGGACGTCATTGAGAGGGGGGGTGTGAGGTTCCAGGGGGGGTGTGAGGTTCCAGGCGAGCGGTAGTAGTGCGTGGTGAGCGTGGGGAGGGTTGGTCTCATACAAATACCTTATCGAAAGGGCCACCAAGATGAGTAAAGTGAATACAAGACGATTATATGAAGTTGATACAAAGAAAATACCACTACTAGGAAAAACgctattagtaccggttgggaaccccctctagtaccagttcTGCAACAGGTACTAGGAATTTGATACTagaggggggcctttagtaccggttgagattaccggtactaaagggtattaaaattttttaaaaaaattgaatcccCGCCAGGCCCTCCTCCGCTCGTCGCTGGCCCTAGCCTCCCACTgcccctccacccccgccgcccctgTGCGCCCTCCGCCCGCTGCCCCGTCGTCCCTACGCCCCCGCCGGCCCTGCCCTCCCCGGCACCCACCCTATCGCCagccccccgccgccctcggccACCCGCCCACTCCACCACCGTGCCCGCTTCGCTCCtgcccgcccaccgccgctccgCCAGGCACTCCCCGCCGccccgatggccgccgccgctgcacctcGCCCCACCACCGCTCCTCGCCTCAGGCAcaaggtgaggggcgagcggaggggggaggagaggggaggccggggaggtcggggagggagggagggggcccgtggaggagaaggagggggaaggaggaggcggaTGAGGATAAGGCGCGCTGAGGATAAGACGCTGGGCGCTGAGGATAAGGCGCGAGGGGCTAGTGATGGAGGGACGCTTTAATACCGGATGGAGCccccactcggtactaaaggggcttaTGGGAGCCTTCTCGGGGACTATCCAATAGGACCGGTTAATGTTCCGGATCAAAATACAACCGATACTAAACCTCATGACGAAAGGTCCATTATTCCCTAGTAGTGCACAGAGGATAGAATATTTAGAAGAGAAGA harbors:
- the LOC140222122 gene encoding uncharacterized protein, translated to MHYEARIQAIIEFHAQYRQMKVRKEEARRMNLTKDQFMRVPPWWCRAHMPCWERMVDVWLEPGWLENHLACRQRRLQMPTAPHHQGSLSLDEYREKWSASHDGRPCSQLKAWVLSKKGKATADIDFNPDDPSEAYSHPSIHSRVSEYTKMAREVHGPDFDPSSEDIDGEIVMRVGGGKKHGRYCIGDDVINTASTPTLSQIRARSTDSSPAIRP